GCACCGCGCAGAACCTGCGCCAAGGCTATCTCGACGTCGGTCCGGCGGAAGTGATCCGGCTCGACGACGACCGCAACCGGCCGGAGCACGGCACCGCGCGCGTCGACGTGGTGGGGACCGGAACGTGAGCGCGACCGCGACGCCGCTCTGCACGCTGCCGCCGCAACCGCCGGGCGGGTGCTGCGCCGCGCCGCCGCCGGCGCCCGCCGCGCCGATCATCCCGTCCAACGCGCCGGGACTCTCGGCGATCGCGTACCGGATCGGAACGTTCACCACGTTCCGGCGCGAGATGCTGAACAGCGTCGCCGACCCGCTGCTGATCGACCCGCTGCCGAACCCGTTCTTCCTCGCCGGCTGGCACGAAGGCGCGGAAGCCGACTACCAGACCGCGTTCGTCGAGCTGTGGGCGTATCTCGCCGACGTGCTGACGTTCTACCAAGAGCGGATCGCGAACGAAGCGTACGTCGGCACCGCGGTGCTGCGCGACTCGCTGCTGCGGCTCACCGCGCTGATCGACTACGTGCCACAGCCGGGCGCAGCGGCGAGCGCGCTGGCGGCGTTCACCGTCGCGAAGGGCAAGTCGGTCGCGGTGCCGCCGAGCTTCCGGGTCGGCGCGAAGCCGGCCGGGGCGAGTCCGCCGCCCGTCTTCGAAACGTCGAGCGGACTGGCGGCGACCGACGCGCACAACGCGATCCCGATCTCGGCGGTGGCGAAGGCGAACCAGTTCGAGCCGATCTCCGGCAGCGGCAGCGTCGCGCGCAGCGTGGTGCTGCAAGGCGACGCGAACCGGTTGGCCGCCGGCGACGACGTGCTCGTCGTCGAGCACGAAGGAGACAGTACGAACGAAAAGGCGACGCGGCAGCAGCTGGTCGACGTGGCGGTCGATCACCAAGCGAAGACGACGACGATCACCTGGACGGAACAGGCCGGCACGGCCTATCAGACCGACGTTGCGGTGAAGGTGTACGCGTTCCGCGCGCTCGCCGGCGTCTTCGGCAACAACGCGCCGCCGTGGGCAACGCTCTCGCCGACGCTGATCAGCGACGCAGTTGCGCCTCAGTCTTGGCCGGCGCCGCCGTACAAGTCGCAGACCTGGGACGACGCGACCAGCGCGTGGGCGTACGTTCCGATCCCGAACTCGAGCAACAACACGAACACGGGCGGCAACGAGGTGATGCTCGACTCGGCGTACGCGAACGTGACCGGCACCCCCGACCGGCCGACCTGGGCGGTGCTCAAGGCCGCCACGGTGCTGCCGGTGCACGTCACCGGCGCGCGCACGATCGTCGCGAGCGCGTACACGCTGACCGGCAAGAGCACGCTCCTGACGCTGCAGGAGACACCCCCCGCGAACACGTTCCCGGTCCGCGGCACGACGGTCCTGGTCGCACCGCAAGCGCTGGCCCTGCCGAACGATCTTCCGCTGACGACGAACGTTTCCGGAAACTCGCTGCTGCTCGCCGGCCTGTACCCGCAGCTGCGCGCCGGGCAAACCGTCGTGCTGCAAGGGACGCTCGACGGGGCGAACACCGTCGCGGCCGAGTCGGCGACGCTCGCGAGCGCACCGCAGCTCGACGTCGCGAACAATCTCACCACCGTCACGCTGACGAGCGCGCTCGCCAACACGTACGCGCGCGCCGGCGCGGTGCTGCTGGCGAACGTCGTCGCGGCGACGCAAGGCGAGACGGTCAAGGACGAGATTCTCGGCAGCGGCAACGCCGCCGCGAACCAGAGCTTCGCGCTCAAGAAAAAGCCCGTGACCTACGTGCCGGCGACCGGGTTCACCGAGACCGCGGTGACGAGCACGCTGCACGTGCGGGTGAACGGCGTCGAGTGGAGCGAGCTGCCGACGCTGCTGAACGCGGCGCCGAACGCGCAAGCGTACACCACCGCGACCGACGACGGCGGGCAGACGACGGTCGCGTTCGGCGACGGGACCAACGGCGCGCGGCCGCCGACCGGCAAGGACAACGTCCACGCGCGCTACCGCGCCGGGATGGGCGCGTACGCGAACGTCGCGGCGAACGCGGTCAGCCTGCTGCTCGACTCGCTGCCCGGACTGCAAAAAGTCACCAACCCGCAGCCGAGCTACGGCGGCGCCGATCCCGAGCCGGTCGCCAAGATCCGCGTCAACGCGCCGGACCATGTGCGCTCGTTCGGCCGCGCGGTCAGCGTCGCCGACTACGCCGCGCTGGCGCGCAGCTATCCGGGGATCGCGAAGGCCAGCGCGAGCTGGGTCAGGCGCGACCCGAACCTGGTCGCGATCCCGAACCCGTTCGTGCAGATCACCGTCGCGACGAGCGACGGCATCCCGCTCGCGCAGCAGCCGGTGCTGCGCCGCAACCTGCGCGCCTACCTCGACGCGCACCGCGATCCGAACGTGCCGCTGCGCGTCGCCGACTTCACCGCGGTGTACGTGGGCGTCGCGCTGAGCGTCGACGTGCTCGACCGCTACGGGCGCAACGCGACGCTGAGCGCGGTGCAAGCCGCGCTCTCGCCGAGCGCGAACCCCGACGGCTCGCTCGGATTCTTCGCGTTCGACCGGCTCGGTTTCGGCGAGAACGTTCCGCTCAGCGCGGTCTACGCGGCCGCGCAAGGCGTCGCGGGCGTCAGCGACGTGACGGTCACGCAGTTCCTGCGCACCGACCTCGACGCACCCGACAGCCTCACCGTGCGCGACGAGATCTTCGTGCGACCCGCCGAGATGGCGGTCGTCGCCAACGATCCGGCGAATCCGAGCACAGGCTTCGTGACGGTCACCCTCGGTCTCGGGGGCTTCGACGACGCATGAGCCGCAACAGCCCGCTCGACTTCACGCAGCGCCTGTACGAGCGCATTCCCGCGAACTACCGCGTCTACGACGCCGAGCGCGGGCAGCCGCTCCTGGCGCTGATGCGCACGATCGCCGGCCCGGTCTCCGCGCTGCGGCGCGATCTCGACGCGCTCTGGGACAACTTCTTCATCGAGACGTGCGACGACTGGGTGGTGCCGTATCTCGGCGCGCTGGTCGGCACGAACGTGCTGGTCCATCCGGTCGGCCGCAGCAACCGGCTCGACGTCGCCAGTACGATCGACTGGCGCCGCCGCAAGGGCACGCCGGCGATGCTCGCCGAGCTCGCAACCGCCGTCACCGAGTGGCCGACCGACCTGAGCGAGTTCTTCACCGTGCTGGGCTGGTCGGAGAACGTGAACCACGTGCGCGCGACGCGCACGCTCACCGCGAACGTGCGCGATCCGTACGCGCTCGGGCTGCTCGGCACGGCGCGCGATCCGTTCGCGCACGCCGCCGATTTCCGCACCTCCGCGCCGCTCGACCAGGCGCGCGCGGTGCGCGGCGCGCTGACCTCGCGGCTGAGCTGGGGAACGCCGGGGCGCTACACGATCAAGAACGCGGGCTTCTTCGCGCGCCGGTTGCAGACGTTCGCGAACCTCGGCGCGACGCCGAGCGGCGCGCCCCCCGGCGTCGCGGTGCCTCCGAACCGCCGCTGCTGGCGCTTCGATCCGCTCGACCGCGACGTCCCGCTCTTCGCCGGCGCGACGCACGCGCCGATCGCGCGCAGCGCGTTCGCGCTCGATCCCGCCGCGTTCGCGGCCGACGTCGTCGTGCGGCAGCTCGGGATCCCGCTCGCGCGCGCGGCGGAGACGCCGCTGCGCTCGAGCTCGCACACGGCGTTCGGGTTCGGCGGCGCGGGCGCCGGCATGAAGCTCGACACCAGCGCGGGATTGCGGTTGCTGAACGAAGAGCCGTTCGCGCACGGCGGCGTCGACTTCGCGATCGTTGCGCAGTCGATGCCGGCCGGCACGACGCTCGGCACGCTGCACATGCGCACCACCGCATACGCGCCCGGCGCTGCGACCACGGCGGCGGGAAATCTCGCGCTCACCGTCTCGCTCGCCAGCGATGCGGTGCGCGCGCGTTTCCCGGGCGCCGTGGTGGCGGTGCGCGCGGCGCAAAGCGGCGCGTTGCGCGAAGCCGACGGCCTCTACGTCTACTTGCCGGCGCGCGCGCTCGACGCGGGGACGCCGGTGACGTTCTACGTCGCCGGCGACGGCAGCACGTATACCTCCGCTTCGCTCGCGCCGACCGAGCTCGCGCGCGCTTCCGACGGTCCGCTGTACCCGCCGCGCGCGACGCTGCCGAGCGTCACGCCGATCACCGGCGCGCCGCCGCTGCGGCCCAGCGCGGGCGCGCTCGTCGTCACCGATCCCTCGCGCTGCGTGGGGAGCGGCGCGTTCATCGCGGCCGGCGTTCTCGCCGGCACGTTCCAACCGGCGGCGGCGCTCACGACGGCGGCGAGCAGCAGCACCTTCCCGGGTTTCGCATCGGGCCTGTGGACGCCGTTCGCGGACCGCGCGAGCATCGCGTTGCTGAGCGGAACGCTGCCCGGCAGCGGACCACCGCCGTCGCCAACGGACCAACCAGGTCCGCAACATCGCGAACTGCTCGCCGTGCAGATCACGCCGCTCGGAGGTGATGCGCTCCCGCCGCTCGAGCTCGTCGTGAGCTTGCGCAACGGCAGCGCGCTGCTCGTCTATCTGCCGGAAGCGCCGCCGCACACGCCGGCGATGACGCTGCTCGTCGCCGCCGACGGCGCGACGTATTTCGCGCCGGCCGACACGGCGGCGCTGCAAACGCAAGGCACCACGCTGACCGGGCTCGCGCTCGCGCGCGCCGGCGCCGGGCAAACGCTGCCGATCGCCGGACGCTGGCCGCTGCAGCAGCGCACGCCGGTCGCGGTCGACCTCTCCCGCGCGGCGCTGGTGCGCGACGGCGAGCTCGGTATCGATCCGGAGCTCGGGCGCTTCGCCTTCGCGCCGAACGATCCGGCGCTCGGGAGCGGCGCGCTGAGCGTCGACTACCGCGAGGGATTCTCCGACCGCGTCGGCGCGCTGAACTTCGACCGGCAGATCGATCCGAAAGCGAGCGCGACGCGCTTCGTCGCGAGCGGCGGCTACACGCTCTCCGACCTCACCGCGGTCTTCGGCGGCGCGCCGGTGCACGCCAGCGTCGTCGACGCGCTCGCGAACGCGAAGGACGGCGACGTGATCGAGATCGCCGACAGCGCGACCTACGTCTCGGCGACGCCGGCGTTCCTCGCGAACCCGGCGGTCAAGACGCTGACCCTGCGCGCGGCGAACAATCAGCGCCCGACGCTCGCGTTCTATGCCGCGGACGGAACGCCGGCGCCGGCGAGCATCCGAGTCGTCGTGCCGATGACGCGGTTGGAGCTGAGCGGTTTGCTGATCAGCGGCGCGCCGCTGCGCATCGACGCCACCGTCGCCGCGGTGCTCCTCACGGCGTGTTCGCTCGACCCCGCCTCGGACCGCGGCGACGGGATGCTCATCGTGAGCGACGGCGACCGCAACGCGAATGCCGACTACGTGCTCTGCCGCTGCGTCTGCGGCGGCGTGCGCGCGGGCGCCGGCGTCGGCCGCTTCACGCTTGCCGACTCGATCCTCGACGGACGCGCCGGGATGGCGTTCGACAGCCTGCCGTACGCGTCGAGTCCGCCGCTCTCGCCGCTCTCACCGCCCGACCCGCACACGGCCTCGCCGAACAGCGGTGCGAAGCTGCTGCAGCTCGAGCGCGGCACGGTGCTGGGCGCGGTGCACTGCGAGATCCTCAGCGCGAGCGACACGCTGCTGCGCGATCTCACCGTCGCCGACGACCGCCAGCGCGGCTGCGTCCGCTACAGCCGCTACCAGCGCGGCTCGGCGCTCCCGCGCCGCTACCAGTGCGTGCCGAGCGAGTCGCAGGCCGGCGCATCGACGCCGGTCTTCACCTCGCTGCGCTTCGGCAACCCGGCGTACGCGCAGCTCGGCGCGGGGACCGCGCCCGACGTGCTGACGGTGAGCGATCAGAACGACGCGCCCGGCGCGTTCGCGACGACGCTCGAGACGACGCGGCTTCACAACCTGCAGACCAAACTCGCGGAGTTCATGCCGGCCGGTCTCAATCCCGTGCTGATCGCGGAAACATGAAGGGGCGTATGACATGAAGGGCGATTTCTCGCGACTGACCTTCAAGCGTGCGAAGCACACCGCCGGCGTGCTGCACCAGCAAGGCCGCGTGTGGCTCGACGCCGACTGGAACGAAGAGGTTCAGACGCGGCTCGATCTCGCCGAGCGCGAAACCGTCGACGTGGTCGGCCGCTGCGGCGTTCCCAAGCCCGGCACGGCGTTCGCGATCTCCGCGAACCCTGCGGCGCCGGACGACTTCTTCATCAGCACCGGCCCCGGGCCGCGCGGGCGCTGCTACGTCGACGGCATCTTGTGCGAGCTGTACGATCCCGCGCTCGCCCACATGTCGTACCTGCACCAGCCCGACTACATCGACCCGCCGGCGCTCACGCTGCCGACGCCAGGCGACACGCAGGCGAAGAACGCGCTCGTCTACGTCGAGACCTGGCAGCGCCTCATCACCTACCTGGAAGATCCCGACATCCGCGAGATCGCGCTGAACGGGCCCGACACGGCGACGCGCCTGCGCACGATCGTGCAGGTGAAGGTGCGCGAGATCGCGGCGAACGTGACCGACTGCGCCGCCGCGATGAAGCTCGTCACCGACGGGGACGGCACGCTCACCACGCTGCCGCCGGTCGACGACCAGCCGCCGGACCCGTGCCGCATCCCCGACCCCGGCACGTACACCGGCCGCGAGAACCACTTCTACCGGATCGAGATCCACCGCGCCGGCGACGTCGCCGGGTTCGCCGGCAACACGAGCGCGCTCGGCGAAGCGACCGGGACCGCAGGCAGCAGCGAAGTGTTGACGTTGCTGCAGTCGATCTCGATCAACACCAACCTCGGCAACCTCGACGTCAACCGCAATCTCGGCGCCGGAATCGGAATCCGGTCGGGGATTCGGCATCTCTCCAGGCTCCATGCGACGTTCAAGTGGTCGAAGAACAACGCGGCCGACGCCGTGCAGGTGCTCTCCGTCTCGCAAGATCGTCTCACCCTCACCGTGCAAAGCCTCGGGCGCGACCTCGCGACGGCGCTCGTCGACGGCAACACCATCGAAATCTGCGACGACCGCAGCGAGCTCGGCCACCTGCCCGGCCACCTCACGATGATCGCCGGCAACCCCGATCCCGACCGGCTGACGGTCACGCTCGCCGATCCGCTCCCGAACGAGTTCGAGCTGCCGATCACCGATCCGAGCGCGCTCTCGCCGCTCAGCCCGCCGGCGGCGCCGGCGAACCGCCATGCGACGCTGCGGCGCTGGGATGGCGTCGGAACGTGCGCGGCGGCCTTCGACCAGCAGCTGACGCCCGACATGGATCTGGGCGACGGCGTGCACGTGCAGTTCGGCGGCACCGACTTGCGCTCGGGCGACTACTGGCAGTTCGTCGCGCGCAGCGTCGACGGATCGGTCGAGAAGCTGACGAATGCGAAGCCGACCGGAATCGTTCGGCACCGGTGTCCGTTGGCGCTGGTGCGCTGGCAGCGCTTGCGCCGCTTCGAGATCGCGCCGCTGTTCGCCGGCTCGCCGGCCTTCGCGATCCCGAGCGATCTGGCCGCCGCGATCGAGCAGTATTTCGAGCAGGCGCACGACCTCAGAACGGACGCCGCAACGCTGCTCGAGGTCGCGGCCGCAGCCGGCGCGACGCCGCACGAGCTGGAACTGCTCAAACTCCTCGCCGAACGGCAGCCGCATGTCGAAGCGCTCACCTTCCGCGTCGTCGAGGACTGCCGCAACCCGTTCCTGCCGCTGACCGACGAAAACGACGTCGACGCGGCGATGCACGTCGTGCGCGTCGGCCGCTTCGACACGAACGAGAACGTCACGCCGCTGCTCAACGACAGCCTGGTGACGACGGACGAGCTCGCCAACGGAATCGGCGTCTGGTTCGACCGCCCGGTCGAACCGAACGCGATCTCGCGGCCGACCTGCTACGTCGAGCTCGAGCTTCCGTTCCCGTCGTTCAGCCTGACGCGCGCGCTCGACGCCGCCGGGCTGGCGACGAACGCCTCGACCAACTTCGCGACCGCCGGCGGCCCGCTCGCGTACCAGCGGATCACGCTGGCGGCGAAGCTGGCCGCGAACGGCAACGCGCTGACATGGCGGCCGCACGGCGGGCGCAACGAGCTCGATCTCTTCGCCGCGCTCGCGCCGCCGGCAGACCGCGGCGCGCTCGCGCGGCTGCACCTGCGCGGCGACGTCATCTGGTCGCGCGACAACGACCGGCTGTTCCTCGACGGCGACGCGTTCGGGTTCGCGAATCCGAACGATCCGCAGCAGACGCTGTTGCGCTACCCGAGCGGCGACGGCAAGCGCGGCGGCGACTTCGAGCTGTGGTTCTGGCTTAAGGCGACGCCGCAGCTCGGCCTCTACGTCATCGACCAGAAGACGCAGGCGATCGAGTTCTACGCGCTCGACGCGAACGGCCCTACCACGCCGGCGCGCTCGTTCGGCACCCCGAACGCAGCGCCGAATCCGGTCGGGGTCGCAGTCGACGCGACGGGGAAGATCTTCGTCGCGAGCGGCGCCATTGGGGTTGCTCAGTTCGACCCCGGCGCGACCGGCACCCCGACGGCGCGCGCGACCGGCGCCCCACCGTTCAAGTTCATCGCGAGCGGGCTCGCGGTCGACGCGAACGGAGCGGTCTATCTCGTCGGGAACTCGATTGCCACCGGCCGCAGCAGCGTGCTCGTCTTTCCGAACGCGCTCGGCGCGGTGCAGCGCTCGATCGACGGCGCCGAGACGGGGCTCGTCGGATCGGTCGGCATCGCGGTCGGCGCCGACGGCACGACGTTCGTCACCGCGAACCCGCAGGACGGCGGTCGCGTCGAAGTGTTCGCGCCGAACGCATCGGGAAACGTCGGGCCTACGCGCTCGATCGTTCTGCCCGTCGCCAACGTCGGCGGCGCATCCGTGAAGTACACGGCGAACGGGGTCGCCCTCGACGCGGCCGGAAATCTCTACGTGGCAGCGGCGTCGCAGGCCAACACTGCCCTGCCCGACGCGGTCTTCGTCTTCGCACCGAATCAAGCCAGCCCGGCCAGAACGATCCGCGGGGTCGCGAACACCAAGCTGTTCGGGCCGTTCGGGATCGCGGTCGATACCGCCGGGAACGTCTTCGTCTCGAACCGGAACGAGGCCGCGATCACCGTGTACGGGCCGGGTGCCGACGGCGACGTCGCGCCGATTCGCACCGTCACCGGTGCCGCCGGCGTGTTGACCGCGCCGACGGCGCTCACGATCGGACTCTGAGGTGGAACCACCGCTCGTCTCGTGCATCATGCCGACGTACAACCGCCGGCACGACGCAGCGCGCGCGGTCGAGTATTTCCAGCGCCAGGACTACGCTCCGCGCGAGCTCATCGTGGTCGACGACGGCACCGATCCCGTCGGCGACGTCGTGCCGAGCGACGAACGGATTCGCTACGTGCGCTCGCCGCGCCGGCTCTCGATCGGCGCGAAGCGCAACCTCGCCTGCGAGCTCGCGCGCGGAACGGTGATCGTGCACTGGGACGACGACGACTGGCAGTCGCCGCACCGCCTGCGCGCCCAGGTCGCCGCGCTGGCGGCGAGCGGTAAACCGCTGTGCGGAATCAACGCGCCGTACTACCTGGACCGCGTCAGCGGCGAGACGTGGCAATACCGCTATCCGCCCGAGCAGCGCCCCTGGATCGCCGGCAACACGCTCGCCTACCGGCGCGACTTCTGGAGCGCGAACCGCTTCGCCGACCTCACCATCGGCGAAGACACGGATTTCATCTGGCGCGCGAGCGGCGAGCACATCCACGTGATGGCGGACAACGGGATCATGGTCGCGATCAAGCATCCCGGCAACGCCAGCCCGAAACCGACCCACACGCACTACTGGCATCCGGTCCCACCGGAATCAGTCGCCGCGCTGCTCGGCGCGGACTGGAAGCGGCACACCGGCGCGCCGCCGCCGTCCGCCTACCGCGCGCATCTACAGCGCCCGCCACGCAGGCGGGGCGCGATGATCGCCGCCCGCGCGCGCGACCTCGCGCTGCCGGAGTTCGCTGCGTACGATCCCGTCGGCGCGCTTCCGCCGATGCGCCGCTGGGAGCTGCCGTACGCGCTCGCCGCCCTCCGGCTCGACAACACCTCGTCAGTCCTCGACTGCACGATCAACCCGGCCGGCTTCGGCGAGCGGCTCGCGCAGCTCTACCCGCACGTCCTCTACCGCCATGCGCCGGCGATACAGAACAATGCGTTCGCGCCGCCGGTCGGCTTTCCCGACGCAGCCTTCGACCGCGTCGTCTGCGTCAACACGCTGGAGCACCTGCTGGCCGCGCAGCGCGAGACGCTGCTCGCGGAGATCGCGCGCAAGCTGAAGCCGGGCGGCGCGCTGGTGCTGACCGCGGACTACTACTTCGACTCGGCGTGGCAGAACCCGCACACGCTCGCGCTCGGCGTCATGCGCGCCGACCGCGCCGAGATCTTCAACGGCTGGAACAAGATCCGTCCGCGCGAGCTGGTCGACGCCTGTGCCCCGCACGGACTGCAGCCGCTCGAATCCGGCGGGCCGGAGGAGCCGCGCGAAGACGACCCCGCGCTCTACCTCAACGATCCACCGTACCCGCACGCAACCGTTGCCGGCGTCTTCACGAAGGGAGCGTTCCGGCCGCCGCAGCCGCGCCGGATCGTCCTCGCGCTGCTGACCTGGAGCACCTGCACCGCGAGCCTGGAGTCACTGTGCGCGCTGGTGCGCGAGGCGTATGCGCTGGAACGGCTCGGGCACGAGCCCCACGTGTTCGCCGTCGACAACGGTTCAGACGACGGCACCGCCGAAGCGCTGCGCGCGCTCGAGCCCGAGATCGGCGTCCCGCACCGCGTCGAGTGCAACGCGCAGAACCTCGGTAACTCGCGCGCGCGCAACCGCATCATCGACTACGCCCTCGGCGTCGACGCGGACTACGTTCTGTTCGTCGACGGCGACATCGAGCTCGTCCCGCACTCCGCGAACGCGATGCTGCGCTATCTCGAAGGCTGCGGCCGCGCGCTGGCGTGCATCGGCGCCGACTCGAACGACTACAGCGACGAGCGCGCGCGCACGACGGCCTCGCTCTTCAGCTTGCACGGCCTGCGCATCGAGACGCTCGATTTGGTCGCGTGGACGCAGTACGGCCTCTTCCGCGCCGAGGTCTTCCGCGACGGCGTCCGGTTCGACGAGGACCCGCCGTTCGACGGCGCCGGCTGGGGGTTCGAAGACAACGACCTGGCGTTCCAGATGCAAGTAAAAGGCTATCGGTCGCAGCGGTTCATGGGGGTCACGTACTTGCACCGGAAGGCGCGCTCGTCGATCCGCATCATGCGCCGGCTCGGGATCGACGCCGACGCGCTCTTCAACCGGCGCCGCACCCGCCTGCTCGAGAAGTGGTCGCACGTCGCGCAGATCGCGCAGGGCCCGCTGGTCGACGTGCAGCGCTCGACGGCGCTGCCGATTTGAAGACGCACGCAGCGCCGGACGCGAAGCGGCCGTGCGCCTGCGGCGGCTCGTGCGGCGCGTGCGCAGCAAAATCGAGCGAGCCGCAAAGCACGGCGCCTGCGCACCCGCCGGCGCAAGCGCACAACTTCGCGGACGTCGCGGTCGTCCCGCCGCCGCGCGCAGCGGACATACCGACGGCCGACGACAGCGACGACGACATTCCTGACGGCGGTGCGCTGGACGGCGGTGGTGCGGCGGACGGCGGCGTAGGCGCTCCCGGCGGCGGCGCTACTGCGACCACGGACGGTTGCTCCCAACCGTTCAGCATGACGAAAGTCACGTCCGGGAAATTTCAGAACGGGTTGAACGTGTACAGCTATTTTCCGGACCTGAGCGGCCGCGGCTCGGGAGACGCGGGTCCGTTCGATACCGGGACCCGCGTCGGCTCGTGCGTGCAGCTCATCGGCACGTTTCCCAGCCCATGCCGCCCCGAGCTGTTCTCGCTCGCGCAAACCGTCACGTACGCCAAGAAAGTCGTCAACGGGGCGCACGATCCGAAAGAAGGCGTCGCTCAGGACGACATCGCGAAATCCGGTCGCGACGCGTCGACGGCGCCGTTCCGTCAGGATTGGCTCGGCGGCGGATACAACGCCTCGATGGCGGACCCACCGGCCACCACGTACTCGGCGACCGACAACATCGAGCTCGACCGAAACTGGACCACCTCGCTGGTCGGGACGGGCGGGCGAAAGTCAGTCGACTGGTCGAGCTCGATCCGCATCGTAAACGGCAAGGTAACGCAGAACACGGTCGCCTGAGATTCCCCAGACCCCTCTCAGCTTTCTCTGCATTCTTTAGTTGGCACCGGCTTCGCCGTGAAGGGGGTGCCGAATGAACCGCAGAGCCGCCCTTTCCGCGCTCGCCGCCTGCGCCGCCGCGCTCGTCGCGCGGCCCGCGCTCGCCGACGGCTTGGTCCGCTTTCGCAACGTCTCGTTCGCGCGCGCGGTGCTGATCGAGGTCCGCGTCGGCGAGACCTTCGACGCCGCGACGCTCTACGGCACGCAGCGCCTCGCGCGGAACGAGACGTGGGAGGTCGACACGACCGGCACTCCGGCTTGGTGGCGGCGCGAGCTCGCGCCCGGCTCCAACGACGGCCGCTACACCGACTGGCAGCGTGCCGATCCGAGCCGCTCAGACCTGCGCGTCGATCTGTAACCCCGCGCCGACCGAGCGCGCCGTCCGGTGGGCGCGAAGGGCCGCCAGCGACGGCGCCCGTACTCCGGCAGCGATGCGCTCCGGGAACCGCTTTCTCGACGCGTTGCCGGCCGCTGCGGCGCAAGCGCTGATCGCCGGGGACGAGCCGCGCGAGCTTCCGTTCGGTTCGACGCTCGTGCGCCGCGACGAGAAGCTTCGCGCGATCCATTTTCCGGTGTCGGGCGCGATCTCCGACATCGAGGAGCAGCCCGACGGCGGCGCCGCCGAGACCGCTGCGGTCGGGCCCGAGGGCCTCAGCGGCGTCGAACTGCTGCTCGACGTGCCGAACGCGCTGCTCACGCGCGTCATCCAGACGCCGACCACGGCGTTCGCGGTCCCGGCCGAACGGGTTCTCGCCGTCCAGCGCGAGCACGCGGCGCTCGGGTCGCTCGGCCGGCGCTACGCCGCCGTGATGCTTCGCGCCGGCGCGATCACCAGCGCTTGCAATGCGCGCCACGTGGTGACGCGCCGCCTCGCGCGCTGGGTCCTGCGGATGGCCGATCGCCTTCGCTCCGACGAGGTCGTCCTCACGCACGACGCGACCTCGCTGATGCTCGGCGTGCGGCGCTCGACCGTGACGCAGGCGATGCGGGACTTGCAGCGCTCGGGCACGATCGCGGGAGCGCGCAAAGGCGCGCGCATCGTCGACCGCAGCGGTCTGGAAACGCTCGCGTGCAGCTGCTACACGGAAGAGCGCGCGCTCTACGACGCGCTCTACGCGTAAGCCGTTGCGCGCTGCTCAGCGCCGCCGCTTGCGCCGCCGCCGGCGCCGGGGGCCGAACAGCAAACCGAACAGAATGCCGATGCAGCCGCGCCGGTCATCGTCATGGTCGCCTTCGTCGCGGTCGCGTTCGTCGCGGTCAGGCTCACGTTCACCGTCGCCGCGACCACCGTCGCCGTGGCTGCCGTCGCCCCGCGAGTCACCGCCGAGCGCGTCGACGCGGCCGGCGATCTGTGCGACGTAGCGCCGGAACGGCAAGTACCAGCGATTTTCCTCGGGAATCGTGGCGAGGACGTCGCGCACGATCGCGTACGAGCGGCGCTCGAGCGGAAG
This window of the Candidatus Eremiobacterota bacterium genome carries:
- a CDS encoding Crp/Fnr family transcriptional regulator; translated protein: MRSGNRFLDALPAAAAQALIAGDEPRELPFGSTLVRRDEKLRAIHFPVSGAISDIEEQPDGGAAETAAVGPEGLSGVELLLDVPNALLTRVIQTPTTAFAVPAERVLAVQREHAALGSLGRRYAAVMLRAGAITSACNARHVVTRRLARWVLRMADRLRSDEVVLTHDATSLMLGVRRSTVTQAMRDLQRSGTIAGARKGARIVDRSGLETLACSCYTEERALYDALYA
- a CDS encoding glycosyltransferase, whose translation is MEPPLVSCIMPTYNRRHDAARAVEYFQRQDYAPRELIVVDDGTDPVGDVVPSDERIRYVRSPRRLSIGAKRNLACELARGTVIVHWDDDDWQSPHRLRAQVAALAASGKPLCGINAPYYLDRVSGETWQYRYPPEQRPWIAGNTLAYRRDFWSANRFADLTIGEDTDFIWRASGEHIHVMADNGIMVAIKHPGNASPKPTHTHYWHPVPPESVAALLGADWKRHTGAPPPSAYRAHLQRPPRRRGAMIAARARDLALPEFAAYDPVGALPPMRRWELPYALAALRLDNTSSVLDCTINPAGFGERLAQLYPHVLYRHAPAIQNNAFAPPVGFPDAAFDRVVCVNTLEHLLAAQRETLLAEIARKLKPGGALVLTADYYFDSAWQNPHTLALGVMRADRAEIFNGWNKIRPRELVDACAPHGLQPLESGGPEEPREDDPALYLNDPPYPHATVAGVFTKGAFRPPQPRRIVLALLTWSTCTASLESLCALVREAYALERLGHEPHVFAVDNGSDDGTAEALRALEPEIGVPHRVECNAQNLGNSRARNRIIDYALGVDADYVLFVDGDIELVPHSANAMLRYLEGCGRALACIGADSNDYSDERARTTASLFSLHGLRIETLDLVAWTQYGLFRAEVFRDGVRFDEDPPFDGAGWGFEDNDLAFQMQVKGYRSQRFMGVTYLHRKARSSIRIMRRLGIDADALFNRRRTRLLEKWSHVAQIAQGPLVDVQRSTALPI
- a CDS encoding putative baseplate assembly protein; amino-acid sequence: MSATATPLCTLPPQPPGGCCAAPPPAPAAPIIPSNAPGLSAIAYRIGTFTTFRREMLNSVADPLLIDPLPNPFFLAGWHEGAEADYQTAFVELWAYLADVLTFYQERIANEAYVGTAVLRDSLLRLTALIDYVPQPGAAASALAAFTVAKGKSVAVPPSFRVGAKPAGASPPPVFETSSGLAATDAHNAIPISAVAKANQFEPISGSGSVARSVVLQGDANRLAAGDDVLVVEHEGDSTNEKATRQQLVDVAVDHQAKTTTITWTEQAGTAYQTDVAVKVYAFRALAGVFGNNAPPWATLSPTLISDAVAPQSWPAPPYKSQTWDDATSAWAYVPIPNSSNNTNTGGNEVMLDSAYANVTGTPDRPTWAVLKAATVLPVHVTGARTIVASAYTLTGKSTLLTLQETPPANTFPVRGTTVLVAPQALALPNDLPLTTNVSGNSLLLAGLYPQLRAGQTVVLQGTLDGANTVAAESATLASAPQLDVANNLTTVTLTSALANTYARAGAVLLANVVAATQGETVKDEILGSGNAAANQSFALKKKPVTYVPATGFTETAVTSTLHVRVNGVEWSELPTLLNAAPNAQAYTTATDDGGQTTVAFGDGTNGARPPTGKDNVHARYRAGMGAYANVAANAVSLLLDSLPGLQKVTNPQPSYGGADPEPVAKIRVNAPDHVRSFGRAVSVADYAALARSYPGIAKASASWVRRDPNLVAIPNPFVQITVATSDGIPLAQQPVLRRNLRAYLDAHRDPNVPLRVADFTAVYVGVALSVDVLDRYGRNATLSAVQAALSPSANPDGSLGFFAFDRLGFGENVPLSAVYAAAQGVAGVSDVTVTQFLRTDLDAPDSLTVRDEIFVRPAEMAVVANDPANPSTGFVTVTLGLGGFDDA